A region of the Terriglobales bacterium genome:
ACCACAGGAGTTGCGGATCCGGTCCTCTCTTCGTTCAACAGCTTATGCAGACTATCAACACCAAGAATTTCCTCGCCTCCGAAGCGGACAATCACGTCCCCCTCCCGCATGCCCGCGCGCTCGGCCGGGCTCTTGGGCTCAATCGTCAGTGCCAGCGCACCCGTCTTGTTTTCCACGCCATGAAATTTGGCAATGGTCCGGTTTAACGGCGCGGTTTGCGCCTGCAACCCTATATAGCTGCGACGGATAAACCTGTCTATGATAAGCCTGCCGGCAATGAACTTCGCCGTGTTCACCGAGATGGCAAAGCAGAGGCCCTGCGCAGGCAAAATCGTCGCCGTGTTGACCCCAATGACCTCGCCGCGCGCATTCACCAGCGGCCCACCGGAGTTTCCCGGATTCAACGCTGCATCGGTCTGAATTACGTCTTCGATCAGGCGCCCAGATTGTGAGCGCAGGCTGCGGCCCAGCGCACTCACGACTCCAGCCGTCACCGTGTACTGGAAGCCATAAGGGTTCCCGATGGCAATCGCCAGTTGGCCCACCCGAATAGACTGGGAATCCCCCAGCGTCACCGCAAATAGATGCGGGGCATCAATGCGAATCAGCGCTAGGTCAGTATCAGGATCTTCCCCTACCAGATGGGCGGAGAAAGACTCGCCATCAAGCGTCTTGACCTGGATCTTGGATGCGCCGTGCACCACGTGGCTGTTAGTGATGATGAAACCATCGGGCGTGAAGACAAACCCCGAGCCACTTCCGCTCTGAACCGCCGCTGCCGGCCCGCGCTGCTGTTCGACATCAATTTTTACTACAGACCGGCTCACACGCTCGGCTACTGAGGTGACCGTCCGAGAGTAGTCGTCGAGCAGGTAGCTGTCATCTGTGCTGGGATGAACCACCGGATGCTCAGAAAAGCCGGAAGAAGAGAGCAGTTCTATGGACTTTGGCATAGTTAGTTTTAGATGTAGAGGACAAGAAAATAGATTCACCCCTTGGATTCAGGGGCCCGGTGCAGGGCCAATCGCTGTGCGTTTTACTCTTTTGACTCCTCCTAGAATTCATCAAACGTTTGCACAGTTTTAATTTGTTTTTCATGCTTCTTCGGCAGACTGCATCTGTATGAGTGCGCAATCCGGCAACAAGATTGAGAGTTGGGGTTGGATTCAGGCCGCGATTCCTGAAATTCAGCCGTGCCTTGAGCTACAGGATACAGTCCAATACCAGGTTCGTCTGGCAAGAGGCGGCAAAGAGGTGGCTGCCGCCTGCCGGCTGCGCTTCCGGGTCTTTAACCTTGAGACCCAGAGCGGATTGGAATCCTCATATCTCACCGGCATGGATGCCGATGAATTCGATGCGGTATGCGACCACCTGGTCGTAGTGCACAAGCCCTCACGGCAAATCGTGGGTACCTATCGCATGCAGACGGGGGCATCCGCCGGGCGCCATATTGGCTACTACAGCGCAAAAGAATTTGATTTCGCCCCTTACGAGGGCCTGCGCAGAGAAATTATCGAGTTGGGCCGCGCTTGCATTCGCCGCGACCATCGCTCCTTCAAAGTCTTAACTCTGCTGTGGAGAGGCATTGTCGAGTACGCGCGTCAGCGCGGTGGACGTTATCTGATCGGCTGCAGCTCCATCAGCTCGCAAGATCCCGCTGTGGGTACCGCTGTGTTTGACCGGCTGAACTCTTTCCTGATTGATCCGCCGCTGCGCACCGCCGCCACGCCGGAATACGCGTTTGAACTCCAGCCCGGGTGCGTTGAAGAGCCAGAGGTTCCCAAACTCCTGAGCGCTTATCTTTCCATGGGGGCCGTTATCTGCGGTCCGCCCGCGCTTGACCGGGAATTCAAGACCATTGATTTTCTGACCTTCTTCGACTTGGATGCCATGTCTGAATCTCGCAGACGATTCCTGGGACGCAGCCGCCACACACTTGCTTAAGCCTCTTCACAAATAATGTATCCCAGACCAACCGATAGCGTTACGATTAGAGTGTGAAGGAAGTTCTGCGATCCGCAATTCGCCTGGCCCACGTCGCCTGGAGAGCAACATCATCTCTCACCGAATATGCTTACCTTCGTTTGAAGTTGCGCAGAAGTCTCTCTTACTCTGAGCGCGCATTATGGCTTCAGCGTTGCTGCCGTAAAATTCTTCCTCACCTCGGCTTTAAGGTAGCCTGGCATGGCACCCCACCCACCTCCGGGCTGTTGGTCTCGAACCACCTCAGCTACATGGATATCCTGGCGTTTAGCTCTATCACCCCTTGCTGCTTCCTCTCGAAAGTCGAAGTGAGGCGCTGGCCCGTCTTCGGACTCGTAGCACAGACTGCCGGAACGATTTTTCTTGATCGCAGAAATCCGGCAGCGTTGCTGCGCGCCAATGAAGAATTGGGCGAGATGCTCGCGCAAGGCACGCTGGTGATTGTATTTCCTGAAGGCACAACTTCCGATGGCAGCTCTGTGTTGCCCTTTCACGCTTCCTTGTTTCAGGCCGCAGTAAATTCGGAGGTTGCGTTTACCCCTGCGTACATAACTTATTCCGTCAGCGACGGCTCGCTGGCTGAAGATGTGTGCTTCTGGCGCGATATGACTCTGGTCCCGCACCTCTTGAATCTGCTCTCCAAACGCACTCTTCAGGCTTTTGTAAGCTTCGCTCCTGCTGAAAAGGGTTTCCAAAGCCGCAAAGAAGCTGCGGAACGAATGTATTCCCAGGTAATCGCTCTGGCGGCAGCACAAGAGGGATCTCCGGCGCGCGTCACAACTGTCTCTTCAACTCCGCAGGTCGCCGTTTCCGATCACGCTGAGATAGATGCCTCGATTTAGTTAGGCCAATCCGGTTTCCGGCTTTACTTCTGCTGCGCTTTACCAAAAGACTCCGCACGCTTCAACAGCTCGTCGTTAGAGATGTCCTCAATATGCGTGGAGATCCACCAGAAGTTGCCAGACGGGTCCTGCACTCCCGCGTTGCGGTCGCCATAGAACATGTCCGCTGGCTCCATGAGCGAGGTAGCGCCTGCCTGGAGTGCGCGCTTGTACGTAGCATCGGTGTCGGTCACATACAAATAAATCCCCGTGGGCATCGGCTTCCATGGATCGCCGGCATCGGCGATCATCACAAACGAGTCACCAATCTTCATCTGTGCGTGTCCGATGGTGCCATCCGGACGCGTCGTGCGCAGGGTCTCCTCTGCTCCAAAGGCCTGCTTGAGAAAATCCATCAGCTTGGTCGCACCTTGAACTGTTAAGTAAGGCGTGATCGTGTGAAAACCTTCTGGGATGGGTTTAACTTTGTTGGCCACAAGTCCTTTTGTTGCCATAATTTTTTCCTTTCCTGTCGCGAAGTCGACAATTGCTGTGACTTCTCAACTGCATTCTGGCCGAAGGCACAGGGGTTTGTATTGTAAAAATCCGACTTCAATCAGAATAGCTGAGTGCGTACCACCGAGCTCCCAAAAGTTTCATTTGGAGGCAGCCGCAGATTGTGATAGTTTGCCGCATTGTATCTATCTATGGCAGCTCTGCTGGAGAAATTGCCAACCCTCCTGGTGTTGGCGGTCCTCGTGGGGATTTTCGTGTCGCTGCGGCGGTACGTAAAATCGCCACGCATTCATCTGTGGATCACCGCCTGGGGGCTCGTCCTGCTGCACTCTGTTGCCCAAGTGTTTGAACCCAAAGCCGGGAACCTCGGCAAACTTATTTACATCCTCGATTTAGGGGCGCTGCTGCTCGCCGGAATCGTGTTCATTGTTTCGCTCACTGTACTGGGAGAGGTGCGCCGCCGCCGAAGAGCTCTGCTTGTATTGCTCGTCATCCCCATCCTGGTCTATACCGCCGCCTTCAGCTTCGGCCTGGATATTCGTTGGCTCTATATTATTTGTCTTGCCATCCTTTTCTTCGGCAGCGCAGCTTTTGTATTAGCTCAACGTCCAAGAATTCCCTTCCCCGTATGGATCATGGCGCCGCTTTTTATCTGCGGCGCGTGGGCAATCTATAGCGCCGCTCGCCAAAAATATTCCACAGGCATCATCATCTTACTGGCTGTTATCTATACATTACCCGGGCTGTTGTTCCCGCGCCGCTTCCGCATTTGGTCCCCAGGTGTCATCACGGTTGTGGCTGGATTCATTTGCTGGGGCATGGTTTTCCCGCTGGGAATCTTGCAAAGCCGCTACTGGCCTCATTGGCCGGCAAGTCCCGAGCTTTGGAACGTGCCCAAGTTTTTTGTCGCTTTCGGGATGATTCTCACGCTCCTGGAAGATAAATCCAGGGTGCTGGAAGAAGCGCGCATGCGCGAGCATGCCGCCAACCTGCAGCTTCAACGTTTTGCCGGCGTCACATCGCAACTGTTAAGCGGGGTTGATGTTAAATCTTTTTGCGACAAAATTGCCGTGGCCATCAGTGAAACCAGCAACTTTAGAAGGGCCGGTATTTTGCTCTGCAATGACGACCAGTCGCTTTACGTAG
Encoded here:
- a CDS encoding VOC family protein, producing MATKGLVANKVKPIPEGFHTITPYLTVQGATKLMDFLKQAFGAEETLRTTRPDGTIGHAQMKIGDSFVMIADAGDPWKPMPTGIYLYVTDTDATYKRALQAGATSLMEPADMFYGDRNAGVQDPSGNFWWISTHIEDISNDELLKRAESFGKAQQK
- a CDS encoding trypsin-like peptidase domain-containing protein, with the protein product MPKSIELLSSSGFSEHPVVHPSTDDSYLLDDYSRTVTSVAERVSRSVVKIDVEQQRGPAAAVQSGSGSGFVFTPDGFIITNSHVVHGASKIQVKTLDGESFSAHLVGEDPDTDLALIRIDAPHLFAVTLGDSQSIRVGQLAIAIGNPYGFQYTVTAGVVSALGRSLRSQSGRLIEDVIQTDAALNPGNSGGPLVNARGEVIGVNTATILPAQGLCFAISVNTAKFIAGRLIIDRFIRRSYIGLQAQTAPLNRTIAKFHGVENKTGALALTIEPKSPAERAGMREGDVIVRFGGEEILGVDSLHKLLNEERTGSATPVVVLRGRNKLELVVTPEPRVS
- a CDS encoding GNAT family N-acyltransferase, whose protein sequence is MSAQSGNKIESWGWIQAAIPEIQPCLELQDTVQYQVRLARGGKEVAAACRLRFRVFNLETQSGLESSYLTGMDADEFDAVCDHLVVVHKPSRQIVGTYRMQTGASAGRHIGYYSAKEFDFAPYEGLRREIIELGRACIRRDHRSFKVLTLLWRGIVEYARQRGGRYLIGCSSISSQDPAVGTAVFDRLNSFLIDPPLRTAATPEYAFELQPGCVEEPEVPKLLSAYLSMGAVICGPPALDREFKTIDFLTFFDLDAMSESRRRFLGRSRHTLA
- a CDS encoding lysophospholipid acyltransferase family protein → MKEVLRSAIRLAHVAWRATSSLTEYAYLRLKLRRSLSYSERALWLQRCCRKILPHLGFKVAWHGTPPTSGLLVSNHLSYMDILAFSSITPCCFLSKVEVRRWPVFGLVAQTAGTIFLDRRNPAALLRANEELGEMLAQGTLVIVFPEGTTSDGSSVLPFHASLFQAAVNSEVAFTPAYITYSVSDGSLAEDVCFWRDMTLVPHLLNLLSKRTLQAFVSFAPAEKGFQSRKEAAERMYSQVIALAAAQEGSPARVTTVSSTPQVAVSDHAEIDASI